A DNA window from Linepithema humile isolate Giens D197 chromosome 6, Lhum_UNIL_v1.0, whole genome shotgun sequence contains the following coding sequences:
- the mRpL55 gene encoding large ribosomal subunit protein mL55, which produces MIVSPARIGSSTTALRRYFNCWTAAITKKHRATYECTYPTTLVFSDGSSIEIEYHEPRKIIVLPFNMADLTEEEQKKKLEMRKPKTKIVITEDIEDNFDENRYLNFKK; this is translated from the coding sequence ATGATCGTTTCACCTGCACGAATTGGCAGTTCTACGACAGCTCTGcgcagatattttaattgttggACAGCTGCAATTACAAAGAAACACAGAGCAACATATGAGTGCACATATCCTACAACACTCGTTTTCTCAGATGGAAGCAGTATAGAGATCGAATACCATGAGCCACGGAAGATAATAGTTCTTCCATTTAATATGGCAGACCTTACAGAGGAAGAACAGAAAAAGAAGCTTGAAATGCGTAAACCGAAAACAAAGATAGTTATAACTGAGGACATTGAGGACAACTTTGATGAAAATAGGTATCTTAACTTTAAGAAGTGA
- the Ctns gene encoding cystinosin homolog isoform X4, whose product MRKIVVIMLMCNMALLYYVCVLILSVVTCIQGALKVSTQDLKIQLNQEKSFNLSLTDPEKFIKVTIDVQHPDLIAVKPSNFNLTNEKEQLIYVKGLNAGHSVVSANVNSIDIIDFSQAFVRVTIEKSDALYHISAVVGWVYFLAWSVSFYPQIYINYKRKSVVGLNFDYLSLNIVGFLMYALFNCGLYWIPEIENEYFNRYPKGLNPVQINDIFFSLHAVFATVVTIGQCFIYEIGSQRVSTIARIIHGVFAIFILISLILSCVKTINWLDFLYYCSYVKLSITLIKYIPQAFYNYRRKSTVGWSIGNIFLDFTGGTLSMLQMILNAYNYDDWESIFGDPTKFGLGFFSVAFDIFFIIQHYVLYRNRTDYIEVLGHCQEEPESVCNI is encoded by the exons ATGCGAAAAATTGTAGTGATAATG ttaATGTGCAACATGGCCTTACTATATTATGTATGCGTTCTAATACTATCAG TTGTTACGTGCATTCAGGGGGCTCTTAAAGTGTCAACGCaggatttaaaaatacaactcAATCAAGAAAAGTCATTTAACTTATCCTTGAC agaTCCTGAGAAGTTTATAAAAGTTACAATAGATGTACAACATCCTGATTTGATAGCTGTCAAGCCCTCCAACTTTAATCTcacaaatgaaaaagaacagcTAATTTATGTAAAAGGTCTGAATGCAGGCCATTCAGTAGTTAGTGCTAATGTGAATTCTATTGATATTATAGA tttttctcAAGCATTTGTCAGAGTGACAATAGAAAAATCGGATGCACTTTATCATATTAGTGCTGTGGTTGGTTGGGTATATTTTTTAGCATGGAGTGTAAGCTTTTATCCACAAAtctatatcaattataaacgTAAAAGTGTTGTGGGTCTTAATTTTGATTACCTATCACTGAATATTGTTGGTTTTCTTATGTATGCATTGTTTAATTGTGGTCTCTACTGGATACCTGAGATTGAG aatgaatattttaatcgcTATCCGAAAGGCTTAAATCCTGTACAaatcaatgatatatttttctcattacaCGCAGTATTTGCTACCGTAGTAACTATTGGACAGTGTTTCATTTATGAG ATTGGCAGTCAAAGAGTATCAACGATTGCACGTATTATTCACGGAGTATTTGCgatctttatattaatatctttgatATTATCTTGCGTCAAAACAATCAACTGGCTAGATTTCCTTTACTACTGCAGCTACGTTAAGCTCAGCATAACgcttatcaaatatataccacaagcattttataattatcgaaGGAAATCTACTGTCGGTTGGAGTATAGGAAATATATTCTTAGATTTTACCGGTGGCACTTTATCAATGCTACAGATGATACTCAACGCTTACAACTACG acGATTGGGAAAGTATTTTCGGAGATCCGACTAAGTTCGGCCTGGGATTCTTTTCGGTGgcgtttgatatatttttcattattcaacattatgttttatacag GAATCGTACAGATTATATCGAGGTACTTGGCCATTGCCAGGAAGAGCCCGAAAGCGTgtgcaatatataa
- the Ctns gene encoding cystinosin homolog isoform X1, giving the protein MEISQRMDPIYDSGPITRYLVCVLLSSNERGSIKLRYSRSNRERLSRSVKLMCNMALLYYVCVLILSVVTCIQGALKVSTQDLKIQLNQEKSFNLSLTDPEKFIKVTIDVQHPDLIAVKPSNFNLTNEKEQLIYVKGLNAGHSVVSANVNSIDIIDFSQAFVRVTIEKSDALYHISAVVGWVYFLAWSVSFYPQIYINYKRKSVVGLNFDYLSLNIVGFLMYALFNCGLYWIPEIENEYFNRYPKGLNPVQINDIFFSLHAVFATVVTIGQCFIYEIGSQRVSTIARIIHGVFAIFILISLILSCVKTINWLDFLYYCSYVKLSITLIKYIPQAFYNYRRKSTVGWSIGNIFLDFTGGTLSMLQMILNAYNYDDWESIFGDPTKFGLGFFSVAFDIFFIIQHYVLYRNRTDYIEVLGHCQEEPESVCNI; this is encoded by the exons ATGGAAATTTCGCAACGAATGGATCCAATATACGATTCGGGGCCGATTACGCGGTACCTAGTTTGTGTCCTATTATCAAGCAACGAGAGGGGATCGATCAAGTTACGATACAGTCGGTCGAACCGAGAGCGACTCTCCCGATCAGTCAAG ttaATGTGCAACATGGCCTTACTATATTATGTATGCGTTCTAATACTATCAG TTGTTACGTGCATTCAGGGGGCTCTTAAAGTGTCAACGCaggatttaaaaatacaactcAATCAAGAAAAGTCATTTAACTTATCCTTGAC agaTCCTGAGAAGTTTATAAAAGTTACAATAGATGTACAACATCCTGATTTGATAGCTGTCAAGCCCTCCAACTTTAATCTcacaaatgaaaaagaacagcTAATTTATGTAAAAGGTCTGAATGCAGGCCATTCAGTAGTTAGTGCTAATGTGAATTCTATTGATATTATAGA tttttctcAAGCATTTGTCAGAGTGACAATAGAAAAATCGGATGCACTTTATCATATTAGTGCTGTGGTTGGTTGGGTATATTTTTTAGCATGGAGTGTAAGCTTTTATCCACAAAtctatatcaattataaacgTAAAAGTGTTGTGGGTCTTAATTTTGATTACCTATCACTGAATATTGTTGGTTTTCTTATGTATGCATTGTTTAATTGTGGTCTCTACTGGATACCTGAGATTGAG aatgaatattttaatcgcTATCCGAAAGGCTTAAATCCTGTACAaatcaatgatatatttttctcattacaCGCAGTATTTGCTACCGTAGTAACTATTGGACAGTGTTTCATTTATGAG ATTGGCAGTCAAAGAGTATCAACGATTGCACGTATTATTCACGGAGTATTTGCgatctttatattaatatctttgatATTATCTTGCGTCAAAACAATCAACTGGCTAGATTTCCTTTACTACTGCAGCTACGTTAAGCTCAGCATAACgcttatcaaatatataccacaagcattttataattatcgaaGGAAATCTACTGTCGGTTGGAGTATAGGAAATATATTCTTAGATTTTACCGGTGGCACTTTATCAATGCTACAGATGATACTCAACGCTTACAACTACG acGATTGGGAAAGTATTTTCGGAGATCCGACTAAGTTCGGCCTGGGATTCTTTTCGGTGgcgtttgatatatttttcattattcaacattatgttttatacag GAATCGTACAGATTATATCGAGGTACTTGGCCATTGCCAGGAAGAGCCCGAAAGCGTgtgcaatatataa
- the Ctns gene encoding cystinosin homolog isoform X3 yields the protein MSCDDPTHFELMCNMALLYYVCVLILSVVTCIQGALKVSTQDLKIQLNQEKSFNLSLTDPEKFIKVTIDVQHPDLIAVKPSNFNLTNEKEQLIYVKGLNAGHSVVSANVNSIDIIDFSQAFVRVTIEKSDALYHISAVVGWVYFLAWSVSFYPQIYINYKRKSVVGLNFDYLSLNIVGFLMYALFNCGLYWIPEIENEYFNRYPKGLNPVQINDIFFSLHAVFATVVTIGQCFIYEIGSQRVSTIARIIHGVFAIFILISLILSCVKTINWLDFLYYCSYVKLSITLIKYIPQAFYNYRRKSTVGWSIGNIFLDFTGGTLSMLQMILNAYNYDDWESIFGDPTKFGLGFFSVAFDIFFIIQHYVLYRNRTDYIEVLGHCQEEPESVCNI from the exons ATGAGTTGTGATGACCCCACACATTTTGAG ttaATGTGCAACATGGCCTTACTATATTATGTATGCGTTCTAATACTATCAG TTGTTACGTGCATTCAGGGGGCTCTTAAAGTGTCAACGCaggatttaaaaatacaactcAATCAAGAAAAGTCATTTAACTTATCCTTGAC agaTCCTGAGAAGTTTATAAAAGTTACAATAGATGTACAACATCCTGATTTGATAGCTGTCAAGCCCTCCAACTTTAATCTcacaaatgaaaaagaacagcTAATTTATGTAAAAGGTCTGAATGCAGGCCATTCAGTAGTTAGTGCTAATGTGAATTCTATTGATATTATAGA tttttctcAAGCATTTGTCAGAGTGACAATAGAAAAATCGGATGCACTTTATCATATTAGTGCTGTGGTTGGTTGGGTATATTTTTTAGCATGGAGTGTAAGCTTTTATCCACAAAtctatatcaattataaacgTAAAAGTGTTGTGGGTCTTAATTTTGATTACCTATCACTGAATATTGTTGGTTTTCTTATGTATGCATTGTTTAATTGTGGTCTCTACTGGATACCTGAGATTGAG aatgaatattttaatcgcTATCCGAAAGGCTTAAATCCTGTACAaatcaatgatatatttttctcattacaCGCAGTATTTGCTACCGTAGTAACTATTGGACAGTGTTTCATTTATGAG ATTGGCAGTCAAAGAGTATCAACGATTGCACGTATTATTCACGGAGTATTTGCgatctttatattaatatctttgatATTATCTTGCGTCAAAACAATCAACTGGCTAGATTTCCTTTACTACTGCAGCTACGTTAAGCTCAGCATAACgcttatcaaatatataccacaagcattttataattatcgaaGGAAATCTACTGTCGGTTGGAGTATAGGAAATATATTCTTAGATTTTACCGGTGGCACTTTATCAATGCTACAGATGATACTCAACGCTTACAACTACG acGATTGGGAAAGTATTTTCGGAGATCCGACTAAGTTCGGCCTGGGATTCTTTTCGGTGgcgtttgatatatttttcattattcaacattatgttttatacag GAATCGTACAGATTATATCGAGGTACTTGGCCATTGCCAGGAAGAGCCCGAAAGCGTgtgcaatatataa
- the Ctns gene encoding cystinosin homolog isoform X5 translates to MCNMALLYYVCVLILSVVTCIQGALKVSTQDLKIQLNQEKSFNLSLTDPEKFIKVTIDVQHPDLIAVKPSNFNLTNEKEQLIYVKGLNAGHSVVSANVNSIDIIDFSQAFVRVTIEKSDALYHISAVVGWVYFLAWSVSFYPQIYINYKRKSVVGLNFDYLSLNIVGFLMYALFNCGLYWIPEIENEYFNRYPKGLNPVQINDIFFSLHAVFATVVTIGQCFIYEIGSQRVSTIARIIHGVFAIFILISLILSCVKTINWLDFLYYCSYVKLSITLIKYIPQAFYNYRRKSTVGWSIGNIFLDFTGGTLSMLQMILNAYNYDDWESIFGDPTKFGLGFFSVAFDIFFIIQHYVLYRNRTDYIEVLGHCQEEPESVCNI, encoded by the exons ATGTGCAACATGGCCTTACTATATTATGTATGCGTTCTAATACTATCAG TTGTTACGTGCATTCAGGGGGCTCTTAAAGTGTCAACGCaggatttaaaaatacaactcAATCAAGAAAAGTCATTTAACTTATCCTTGAC agaTCCTGAGAAGTTTATAAAAGTTACAATAGATGTACAACATCCTGATTTGATAGCTGTCAAGCCCTCCAACTTTAATCTcacaaatgaaaaagaacagcTAATTTATGTAAAAGGTCTGAATGCAGGCCATTCAGTAGTTAGTGCTAATGTGAATTCTATTGATATTATAGA tttttctcAAGCATTTGTCAGAGTGACAATAGAAAAATCGGATGCACTTTATCATATTAGTGCTGTGGTTGGTTGGGTATATTTTTTAGCATGGAGTGTAAGCTTTTATCCACAAAtctatatcaattataaacgTAAAAGTGTTGTGGGTCTTAATTTTGATTACCTATCACTGAATATTGTTGGTTTTCTTATGTATGCATTGTTTAATTGTGGTCTCTACTGGATACCTGAGATTGAG aatgaatattttaatcgcTATCCGAAAGGCTTAAATCCTGTACAaatcaatgatatatttttctcattacaCGCAGTATTTGCTACCGTAGTAACTATTGGACAGTGTTTCATTTATGAG ATTGGCAGTCAAAGAGTATCAACGATTGCACGTATTATTCACGGAGTATTTGCgatctttatattaatatctttgatATTATCTTGCGTCAAAACAATCAACTGGCTAGATTTCCTTTACTACTGCAGCTACGTTAAGCTCAGCATAACgcttatcaaatatataccacaagcattttataattatcgaaGGAAATCTACTGTCGGTTGGAGTATAGGAAATATATTCTTAGATTTTACCGGTGGCACTTTATCAATGCTACAGATGATACTCAACGCTTACAACTACG acGATTGGGAAAGTATTTTCGGAGATCCGACTAAGTTCGGCCTGGGATTCTTTTCGGTGgcgtttgatatatttttcattattcaacattatgttttatacag GAATCGTACAGATTATATCGAGGTACTTGGCCATTGCCAGGAAGAGCCCGAAAGCGTgtgcaatatataa
- the Ctns gene encoding cystinosin homolog isoform X2: MEISQRMDPIYDSGPITRYLVCVLLSSNERGSIKLRYSRSNRERLSRSVKLMCNMALLYYVCVLILSVVTCIQGALKVSTQDLKIQLNQEKSFNLSLTDPEKFIKVTIDVQHPDLIAVKPSNFNLTNEKEQLIYVKGLNAGHSVVSANVNSIDIIDFSQAFVRVTIEKSDALYHISAVVGWVYFLAWSVSFYPQIYINYKRKSVVGLNFDYLSLNIVGFLMYALFNCGLYWIPEIENEYFNRYPKGLNPVQINDIFFSLHAVFATVVTIGQCFIYEIGSQRVSTIARIIHGVFAIFILISLILSCVKTINWLDFLYYCSYVKLSITLIKYIPQAFYNYRRKSTVGWSIGNIFLDFTGGTLSMLQMILNAYNYDDWESIFGDPTKFGLGFFSVAFDIFFIIQHYVLYRHSDEKMIDLKGRI; the protein is encoded by the exons ATGGAAATTTCGCAACGAATGGATCCAATATACGATTCGGGGCCGATTACGCGGTACCTAGTTTGTGTCCTATTATCAAGCAACGAGAGGGGATCGATCAAGTTACGATACAGTCGGTCGAACCGAGAGCGACTCTCCCGATCAGTCAAG ttaATGTGCAACATGGCCTTACTATATTATGTATGCGTTCTAATACTATCAG TTGTTACGTGCATTCAGGGGGCTCTTAAAGTGTCAACGCaggatttaaaaatacaactcAATCAAGAAAAGTCATTTAACTTATCCTTGAC agaTCCTGAGAAGTTTATAAAAGTTACAATAGATGTACAACATCCTGATTTGATAGCTGTCAAGCCCTCCAACTTTAATCTcacaaatgaaaaagaacagcTAATTTATGTAAAAGGTCTGAATGCAGGCCATTCAGTAGTTAGTGCTAATGTGAATTCTATTGATATTATAGA tttttctcAAGCATTTGTCAGAGTGACAATAGAAAAATCGGATGCACTTTATCATATTAGTGCTGTGGTTGGTTGGGTATATTTTTTAGCATGGAGTGTAAGCTTTTATCCACAAAtctatatcaattataaacgTAAAAGTGTTGTGGGTCTTAATTTTGATTACCTATCACTGAATATTGTTGGTTTTCTTATGTATGCATTGTTTAATTGTGGTCTCTACTGGATACCTGAGATTGAG aatgaatattttaatcgcTATCCGAAAGGCTTAAATCCTGTACAaatcaatgatatatttttctcattacaCGCAGTATTTGCTACCGTAGTAACTATTGGACAGTGTTTCATTTATGAG ATTGGCAGTCAAAGAGTATCAACGATTGCACGTATTATTCACGGAGTATTTGCgatctttatattaatatctttgatATTATCTTGCGTCAAAACAATCAACTGGCTAGATTTCCTTTACTACTGCAGCTACGTTAAGCTCAGCATAACgcttatcaaatatataccacaagcattttataattatcgaaGGAAATCTACTGTCGGTTGGAGTATAGGAAATATATTCTTAGATTTTACCGGTGGCACTTTATCAATGCTACAGATGATACTCAACGCTTACAACTACG acGATTGGGAAAGTATTTTCGGAGATCCGACTAAGTTCGGCCTGGGATTCTTTTCGGTGgcgtttgatatatttttcattattcaacattatgttttatacag ACATAGCGATGAGAAGATGATTGACTTGAAGGGCAGAATATAG